Proteins co-encoded in one Brassica rapa cultivar Chiifu-401-42 chromosome A02, CAAS_Brap_v3.01, whole genome shotgun sequence genomic window:
- the LOC103853538 gene encoding long chain acyl-CoA synthetase 5, producing the protein MTSEKRFIYEVEAAKEATDGKPSIGPVYRSTLAKDGFPDPIDGIHSCWDIFRTAVEKYPNNRMLGQREIVNEKAGKYEWKTYKEVYDIVIKLGNSLRSCGFEEGGKCGIYGANCPEWIISMEACNAHGLYCIPLYDTLGAGAVEFIISHAEVAIAFVEEKKIPELFKTCPNSTKYMKTVVSFGGVKPEQKEEAEKLGLVIHAWDEFLKLGEGKQYELPVKKKSDICTIMYTSGTTGDPKGVLISNESIVTITTGVMHFLQSVNESLTEKDVYISYLPLAHVFDLAIEECIIQVGGSIGFWRGDVKLLIEDLGELKPSIFCAVPRVLDRVYTGLQQKLSVGGFFKKKVFNVAFSYKFGNMKKGQSHVAAAPFCDKLVFNKVKQGLGGNVRIILSGAAPLASHIESFLRVVACCHVLQGYGLTESCAGTFVTFPDDLDMLGTVGPPVPNVDIRLESVPDMEYDALGSTPRGEICIRGKTLFSGYHKREDLTKEVLIDGWFHTGDVGEWQPDGSMKIIDRKKNIFKLAQGEYVAVESLENVYGQVEAIDSVWVYGNSFESFLIAVVNPTQRTLESWAVENGVDGDFNSICQNAKAKAFILGELVKAGRERKLKGFEIIRAVHLEPVAFDIERDLLTPTYKKKRPQLLKYYQNVIDEIYKAAKEGQGSGQ; encoded by the exons ATGACGTCAGAGAAGAGATTCATCTACGAGGTGGAAGCTGCTAAGGAAGCCACCGATGGAAAACCCTCCATTGGTCCTGTCTATCGCAGTACTTTGGCCAAAGACGGATTCCCTGACCCGATCGACGGTATCCACAGCTGTTGGGATATTTTCCG CACGGCTGTTGAGAAATATCCAAACAACCGAATGCTTGGCCAACGTGAGATTGTGAACGAAAAG gcAGGAAAGTACGAGTGGAAAACATACAAAGAAGTATATGACATTGTCATTAAACTTGGGAATTCTCTTCGCAGCTGCGGGTTTGAGGAG GGAGGAAAATGTGGTATCTATGGTGCAAATTGTCCTGAATGGATCATAAGCATGGAG GCCTGTAATGCACACGGCCTCTATTGTATCCCTCTATACGATACATTAG GCGCTGGTGCAGTGGAGTTCATTATTTCTCACGCAGAGGTTGCAATTGCTTTTGTGGAGGAGAAGAAAATCCCTGAG CTTTTTAAGACATGTCCAAACTCTACAAAATATATGAAGA CTGTTGTGAGCTTTGGTGGCGTCAAACCGGAACAGAAAGAAGAAGCTGAAAAGTTGGGTTTGGTAATACATGCTTGGGATGAGTTCTTGAAGTTG GGTGAAGGTAAACAATATGAGCTTCCGGTTAAAAAGAAAAGTGACATATGCACGATTATGTATACTAGCGGAACCACTGGTGACCCAAAGGGAGTTCTAATTTCAAACGAGAGCATTGTTACTATAACAACTGGAGTGATGCATTTCCTACAGAGTGTGAACGAATCA CTAACTGAGAAGGATGTATATATTTCGTATCTTCCTCTTGCTCACGTCTTTGACCTGGCTATCGAGGAATGTATCATTCAAGTGGGTGGTTCAATTGGTTTCTGGCGCGGG GATGTCAAGCTGTTGATTGAAGACCTTGGGGAGCTAAAGCCAAGTATTTTCTGTGCTGTTCCCCGTGTCCTAGACCGAGTATACACAG GGCTGCAGCAGAAATTATCTGTTGGCGGTTTCTTCAAGAAGAAGGTTTTCAATGTTGCATTTTCCTA TAAATTTGGAAATATGAAGAAGGGACAGTCTCACGTCGCGGCCGCTCCATTCTGTGACAAACTTGTCTTCAACAAG GTTAAACAAGGACTGGGAGGAAATGTGAGGATTATTCTATCTGGAGCAGCTCCTCTTGCTAGTCACATAGAGTCATTTCTTAGAGTTGTGGCATGTTGTCATGTTCTACAAGGATATG GTCTAACTGAGAGCTGTGCTGGAACATTTGTCACGTTCCCAGACGACCTGGACATGCTTGGTACAGTTGGTCCACCTGTGCCAAACGTAGATATACGCCTGGAATCTGTACCGGACATGGAATATGATGCTCTTGGAAGTACCCCGCGGGGCGAAATCTGCATCCGTGGGAAAACCCTTTTTTCTGGGTACCACAAACGTGAAGACCTCACAAAAGAGGTTCTTATTGATGGATGGTTTCACACAG GTGATGTTGGTGAGTGGCAACCAGATGGAAGCATGAAGATAATTGACCGGAAAAAGAACATATTCAAACTAGCTCAAGGAGAGTATGTTGCAGTTGAGAGTTTAGAAAACGTCTACGGTCAAGTAGAGGCCATTGATTCA GTATGGGTGTATGGGAACAGCTTTGAGTCCTTCCTTATCGCAGTTGTTAACCCGACTCAGCGAACTCTTGAAAGCTGGGCCGTAGAGAACGGAGTTGATGGAGACTTCAACTCTATCTGTCAAAATGCAAAAGCAAAAGCATTCATACTTGGAGAACTTGTTAAGGCAGGCAGAGAGAGAaag TTGAAAGGTTTTGAGATCATTAGAGCTGTTCATTTGGAACCGGTGGCTTTCGACATTGAAAGAGATCTTCTTACTCCTACCTACAAAAAGAAGAGGCCTCAATTGCTCAAATACTATCaa AATGTGATTGATGAGATATACAAGGCTGCAAAGGAAGGTCAAGGTTCAGGACAGTAG